The Paraburkholderia dioscoreae DNA window GGCGCACTTTCGCTTCGTCGGCGTAGCTCACTTCGACGGTCAGCGAAACCTGAGCGATCCGTTCGACGCGCGGCGCATCCAGTAAAGCCGAAGCGATCGCGTCCGTGTACGCGCGCACGAGTCCACCGGCGCCGAGCTTCACGCCGCCGTAGTAGCGCACGACGGCGGCCAGCACACCGTCCAGATCGTGATGCCGCAGTACTTCGAGAATCGGCCGGCCGGCGGTGCCGGACGGCTCGCCGTCGTCGGACATGCCGGACTGGCCGCCCGCCAGCAGCGCCCAGCAGACATGCGTCGCGGCGGGATGCTCGTCGCGCAGACGCCGCAATTCGGCCATCGCGGCGTCGCGGTCGGCGACCGGTATCGCATACGCAATAAATCGGCTCTTGCGAATCTCGAGTTCTGCGCTCAACGG harbors:
- a CDS encoding IMPACT family protein, which produces MPTYTLPAPLSAELEIRKSRFIAYAIPVADRDAAMAELRRLRDEHPAATHVCWALLAGGQSGMSDDGEPSGTAGRPILEVLRHHDLDGVLAAVVRYYGGVKLGAGGLVRAYTDAIASALLDAPRVERIAQVSLTVEVSYADEAKVRRWIDAEGYALVDSAYAMLVKMTIRLPVNAVDNAQRALVDMTQGKAGFF